AACTCATTGCCCGTTATCTCCCTCTTCCGCCTATCGAAAAGCCCGTCTTTGATTGTACGTTGCCAGCCTAGCGAAAGGACAACTTGCTCGCAAACTTCACAGGCGCGGCAGAGGGTTTAGGGGCTCAAAGTTCTAAGTTTCAGGCCTTAAACTCCCCGGTTTTGAGTGCGCAGCGGTCAAGACCCGAAACATGTTGATTTTGCCGATTTCACCAGTTGCGCCAATTTTGAACCTTGAACTTCGAACTTGACTTCCCCTCCTCACGCTCCCCGTCACCGTTTACCATCAGGCCAGCAGTGGTTCATCGGCGCAGGGCCGACGGCGAAGACTTTCAGGAGCGAGACAGTGCGCGTCATTATCGAGTCCGATGCCCAGAGTGCGAGTCGGCGGGGAGCGAACTTTGTTACCGACCTGGTTCGAAAGAAGCCCAACTGCGTCCTCGGCCTGGCCACCGGCAGCACGCCGCAGAGCATGTACCGCGAGCTGATTCGGCGGCACAAGGAAGAGGGGCTCGACTTCTCGCAGGTTCGCACCTTCAACCTCGATGAATACGTCGGACTGGGGCCGGCACATCCGCAGAGCTATCGTTACTTCATGCAGCAGAATCTGTTCGACCACATCAATATTCCACCGGCCCAAACGCACGTCCCCGACGGCCGCGCCCTCGATTTCGAAACCCACTGCCGCCAGTACGAACAGCTGATCAAAGAATGCGGCGGCATCGATCTGCAAGTGCTGGGCGTGGGGACCGATGGGCATATCGCGTTCAATGAACCTGGGTCTTCGCTGGGGAGTCGCACGCGCCTGAAGACGCTGGCCACCGAGACGATTCGGGACAACGCCCGCTTCTTCGGCGGCGAAGACAAGGTGCCGCGTCTGGCCGTGACGATGGGAGTCGGCACCATTCTCGAATCGCGCCGCTGCTTGTTCCTGGCCTTCGGTCCGCAAAAAGCGATCGCCGTGCGCGATACGGTCGAAGGACCAATCACCGCCCAAGTTACTGCTTCGGCCCTGCAACTCCATCGCGAAGTGATCGGCGTCTTCGACGAGGCGGCTGCTCGCTTGCTCGTCCGCCGCGACTACTACGCGGAAGTCGAGCGCGCGCAATGCCTGCTCGAGGCGGGCGAATTTCGCGCGCTGGGCATCGGGGTGCAGTAACTGCAATCGAGTTGAGGGCCAGCTGGCATGTTGGGAGCTAAGGTAATCGACACGATTTTTTATACGAATGGCTGGTTAGCCAACCATCCGGAACTCGCAGCGAGGGGCGAAGGACTGCTGGCTATTCTGGATCCAGCAGAAGTTTCTGACTTGCCTGCGATTGCGGAACGGACAGTAAAAATCTTGAAGCCCGACGGTACTGTTTGTTCATTGGAGGTGACGTGCGCCGAGATCCATCATTCCGTCGTAGGGCTATTCTTCGCGGGTAAATCGCCTGAAGACATCCCGCGCCTGTCACGAATTGAATGGTAATCGGCGTAGGGTCGATAAGGAATGATTGGCCGAGCCGGCCACTTGGTAGCACGCGCACAGCCTAGGTCCGCCGTTTCCCGGTTAACTCTGCCAGGCAACTTCCACTTCAAGTTTCGTCCGTCCACGCAGCAAGGTCATGACGAGGGACGTTGCGTGCGGAATCGAAGTCAGCAGACGATGGATATCGTCGACGCTGGTCACGAGACGATCATTGATGGCCACAATGATGTCGTCCGAGCGAATGCCGCTCCGCTGAGCAACTCCGCGGGGCATGACTTCGATCACGCGGACGATTTGATCGGAGAGCAAATCGAACTCGCGAACCAACGCCTTGGGCAATCGTTCGACAGCGGCGGTCACACCTAATTGGCGGCGCCGAACACGACCATAAGCGAGAATTTCCGACGCGACCCATTCGGCTGTTTTTCCCGAGACCGCAAACCCGAGGCCCTGTGCGAGGGCAATGATGGCCGTGTTCACACCGACGACGCGACCGCGCGAGTCGACGAGTGGCCCGCCACTATTGCCGGGATTAATCGGCGCGGTGTGCTGAATAATGCTTTCAATTAAGCGGCCGTCGTTCCCGCGCAAGGTACGCCCCGTGGCACTGATGATGCCCGTGGAGACAGTCGAGTGAAGGCCCATGGGACTCCCCATGGCGATCACCAGTTGTCCGACGCGCACCGCATCGGAATCGGCCAGTTCCGCCGACGGCAGATCGCTGGCAGCAAGTCGCAACACGGCGATATCGGTCGCCGGATCATCCCCCACGACTTTGGCATCGAGGCGGTCGCCGTCGTCGGTTTGGGCGATCAACTTTTGGCGGCCGCCGACCACATGGCTGTTCGTAATCGCATAACCGTCGGCCTTGATGATGAACCCCGAGCCAGAGCCTCCCCCTTCGCCGGTCACGCTGATGACAGCTGGCGAGACTTTCTCGACCACGTTTACAACGGCCTGCGAATAGGCATCGAGCAGGTCACTTTCGCTGGGGACTGCCCCGGGAGCACGTTCGCGTCCGTCACCTGGATTGCTTGGCCCCGATATTTGTTGATAGGAAATGCGGTCTGACATGGAAGTCCTTTCGTAGGAGGCTCAGGAATCATAGGCGCGGGTAAATGCTGCGGCAAATTGGACTGAGATGAGGAAGAAGAGCGTCCCGTTGGCTACTGCCGCAAGCGGGACATTCCGCGAACTGCTTGTAAGATGGGCCGCGGCCACCGGTAATCACTGACAGTTACCAGTGTCGAATTCAGTCAGTTATTTGCGAAGGAGCCTGTCATGTCTCAACTAGAGAAAGTCCTCTACACCGCCAAGACACACACGACCGGTGGCCGCGACGGCGCGTCGCGCAGTTCGGACGGACGTCTCGAAGTCACACTGTCGTCGCCCGGCGCTGCAGGCACGGGCACAAATCCGGAACAGCTATTTGCGGCTGGTTGGTCGGCCTGCTTCATCGGGGCAATGGGAGTGGCTGCCAGCAAGCTGAAAGTAACCCTGCCAGCTGAGCGGGCCATCGATGCCGAGGTCGATCTCGGGTTGGTCGATGGCGGTTATCAACTTCGCGCTCGTTTGAACGTCAGTTTGCCAGGCTTAGATCGGGCCGTGGCGCAGGCGATCGTCGACGCGGCCCATCAGATCTGCCCCTATTCCAAGGCGACACGGGGCAACATCGATGTGGCGATCACACTTGTCTAATGACGAAATAGGTCGCAGGAAATGGAAACAAGGTTGGAGCTACA
Above is a window of Anatilimnocola aggregata DNA encoding:
- the nagB gene encoding glucosamine-6-phosphate deaminase, translated to MRVIIESDAQSASRRGANFVTDLVRKKPNCVLGLATGSTPQSMYRELIRRHKEEGLDFSQVRTFNLDEYVGLGPAHPQSYRYFMQQNLFDHINIPPAQTHVPDGRALDFETHCRQYEQLIKECGGIDLQVLGVGTDGHIAFNEPGSSLGSRTRLKTLATETIRDNARFFGGEDKVPRLAVTMGVGTILESRRCLFLAFGPQKAIAVRDTVEGPITAQVTASALQLHREVIGVFDEAAARLLVRRDYYAEVERAQCLLEAGEFRALGIGVQ
- a CDS encoding S1C family serine protease, with product MSDRISYQQISGPSNPGDGRERAPGAVPSESDLLDAYSQAVVNVVEKVSPAVISVTGEGGGSGSGFIIKADGYAITNSHVVGGRQKLIAQTDDGDRLDAKVVGDDPATDIAVLRLAASDLPSAELADSDAVRVGQLVIAMGSPMGLHSTVSTGIISATGRTLRGNDGRLIESIIQHTAPINPGNSGGPLVDSRGRVVGVNTAIIALAQGLGFAVSGKTAEWVASEILAYGRVRRRQLGVTAAVERLPKALVREFDLLSDQIVRVIEVMPRGVAQRSGIRSDDIIVAINDRLVTSVDDIHRLLTSIPHATSLVMTLLRGRTKLEVEVAWQS
- a CDS encoding organic hydroperoxide resistance protein, with the translated sequence MSQLEKVLYTAKTHTTGGRDGASRSSDGRLEVTLSSPGAAGTGTNPEQLFAAGWSACFIGAMGVAASKLKVTLPAERAIDAEVDLGLVDGGYQLRARLNVSLPGLDRAVAQAIVDAAHQICPYSKATRGNIDVAITLV